From bacterium, a single genomic window includes:
- the rpsK gene encoding 30S ribosomal protein S11, producing the protein MQKPKGDSQTKGRRKKEKKVVRTGIVHIQSTFNNTIVTITDPKGNVLSWASCGSVGFKGTKKGTPFASQVAADTAAKKVMDYGMSEVSVFVRGPGSGRESAIRALQAAGLDIKAIKDVTPIPHNG; encoded by the coding sequence ATGCAAAAACCTAAAGGTGATAGTCAAACAAAAGGAAGACGAAAAAAGGAAAAAAAGGTAGTCCGAACAGGTATTGTTCATATTCAATCTACATTTAATAATACGATTGTGACCATTACTGACCCAAAAGGTAATGTTCTTAGCTGGGCAAGTTGTGGAAGTGTTGGTTTTAAAGGAACAAAGAAAGGCACTCCTTTTGCTTCCCAGGTAGCCGCAGACACCGCCGCTAAAAAGGTAATGGATTATGGAATGAGTGAAGTCTCAGTTTTTGTTAGAGGACCAGGTTCAGGTAGAGAATCAGCTATCCGCGCCTTGCAAGCCGCTGGATTAGATATTAAAGCAATTAAAGATGTTACCCCTATCCCCCATAACGG